Proteins encoded by one window of Geobacter sp. DSM 9736:
- a CDS encoding HYR domain-containing protein — protein MMLRKWISLVLFAAASHLLAGAPCAEVFLKGNYIEVGVHNSGSFGTSTSPPASFHSYGRRLGFIADPAKDGWSVGNPPATGDFFVPGSPEEGWSVQWTDALGEKNLFHNYGLMSQVQVPVTSLAETSSGDTKSALWVGTANGREGKLDVTQNVSFNVNDLFFTMNVVFTNTGTSTLHALKYMRNVDPDQEVELPYGDFTTRNWVEAQPPRSGVPGKSGLPARPDGNTSSALVLAQGLRYGFTLGLGAIDPRAVVATQGFSNRDIDRILDNPAQPTPSAPVVYDQAIVLAFDLGDLAPGQSKSVTYAYILDRSDLDRALGNLAAVTILQPTGTVSGSSVLFQATTDRIAQTTKMGFYVNGVEVGSDDTPNAGGVFESSFDSTQFANGTITLKVVATFADGRTVEKTSTGAVDNLGPPVSFLKPLPAGVFSGTGIPVEISVDPNHAPARVSFFRESAGGSLFLGEDSSAPFTSAFGVTDLPEGATVVVKAVATDALGRTTTIAVSGTSYRNAPPQANPGVSQTYECSGPLTAVTLDGSGSLDPDGDTLSYSWSGPFGTATGSPVLTMLARGIHAITLTVSDGKATDTASVTVSISDTVSPTVIADPAVTIEATGPTGAPYSLPVTATDVCGLDRMVVTPSLSVYPMGTTVVTATAFDFAGGSTSVTSSVTVVDTTAPAVTPPANVTVEAADPQTAVAIGTATAADAVGVVSLTNNAPSTFPLGTTTIIWTATDAAGNEGTATQTVTVTDSTAPVVIPPTNVNVEATGPQTTVDIGSATAADAVGVTSLTSNAPAEFPIGTTTVLWTATDAAGNRGTATQTVTVTDSTAPVVIPPTNLNVEATGPQTTVAIGTATAADAVGVTSLTSNAPGEFPIGTTTVLWTATDAAGNRGTATQTVSVTDTTPPVLAGLDGRVVEATSASGAIVAFNVTARDLVTENPHVTCTPASGSVFAIGTTTVTCKASDGSGNSATGSFSIKVQDTTPPVLNVPAAIWVPLNTPVSAPVVQAFLGAASATDNVDSDTTVTYTVPDLTAVGPKIVTFTSTDDFGNSTSASATIWVDYVFAGFLPPVNLGKPFKAGSTVPVKFQLTDAGGNPVTSATAKFLLQKYAGSEPVGDPIEVTSTSGADTGNYFRISDGIYIYNLNTSLLERGTYQIQVMLDGGTVKATWLAITK, from the coding sequence ATGATGCTCAGAAAATGGATTTCTCTCGTTCTCTTCGCCGCAGCCTCTCACCTTCTAGCCGGCGCGCCTTGCGCAGAGGTGTTCCTCAAGGGAAACTACATAGAGGTCGGCGTTCATAACAGTGGATCGTTCGGCACTTCGACCTCGCCCCCAGCAAGTTTTCACAGCTACGGCAGGCGCCTTGGTTTTATTGCCGACCCGGCAAAGGATGGATGGTCGGTAGGCAATCCCCCTGCCACCGGTGACTTTTTCGTTCCCGGCTCTCCCGAAGAAGGATGGTCGGTCCAGTGGACAGACGCCCTGGGAGAAAAAAATCTCTTCCACAACTATGGGCTGATGAGCCAGGTTCAGGTCCCCGTCACGAGTCTCGCCGAAACAAGCAGCGGCGACACTAAATCCGCCCTTTGGGTCGGAACCGCCAACGGGAGAGAAGGAAAACTGGATGTAACGCAAAATGTCAGTTTCAACGTCAACGACCTCTTCTTCACGATGAATGTCGTCTTCACGAACACCGGCACATCCACGCTTCATGCACTGAAGTATATGAGAAACGTGGATCCGGACCAGGAAGTGGAACTTCCCTACGGGGACTTTACGACGCGCAACTGGGTCGAGGCTCAGCCACCGCGCAGCGGTGTTCCGGGCAAATCCGGCCTCCCTGCCCGCCCTGACGGTAACACGAGCAGTGCGCTCGTCCTCGCACAGGGGCTGCGGTACGGCTTTACCCTCGGCCTCGGCGCCATCGATCCTCGGGCCGTTGTCGCCACGCAAGGGTTCTCAAACCGCGACATCGACCGTATCCTCGACAACCCGGCGCAGCCGACGCCGTCGGCGCCGGTCGTATACGATCAGGCAATCGTCCTGGCCTTCGACCTTGGCGACCTCGCTCCTGGGCAGTCGAAGTCGGTCACCTATGCCTATATCCTCGACCGGTCAGATCTCGATCGGGCTCTCGGGAATCTCGCAGCAGTCACCATTCTCCAGCCTACGGGAACCGTTTCCGGATCTTCCGTCCTATTTCAGGCCACGACCGACCGCATCGCACAGACTACGAAAATGGGTTTCTACGTCAATGGAGTAGAAGTCGGCAGCGATGACACGCCGAATGCCGGAGGAGTATTCGAATCATCATTTGACTCAACCCAGTTTGCCAATGGCACCATCACCCTCAAGGTCGTCGCCACCTTCGCCGACGGAAGAACCGTAGAAAAGACCAGCACCGGGGCCGTCGACAACCTCGGCCCCCCCGTCTCCTTCCTTAAGCCGCTTCCGGCGGGGGTCTTTTCAGGAACAGGAATTCCCGTGGAAATATCCGTTGATCCGAACCATGCGCCCGCGCGTGTGAGTTTCTTCCGCGAATCAGCGGGCGGCTCTCTCTTCCTCGGCGAAGACTCGAGCGCTCCCTTCACCTCCGCGTTCGGCGTTACCGATCTTCCGGAAGGGGCGACGGTCGTCGTCAAGGCGGTGGCAACCGACGCACTTGGGCGAACAACAACAATTGCTGTTTCGGGAACGAGCTACCGCAACGCCCCCCCACAAGCTAATCCGGGAGTGTCCCAGACATACGAGTGCAGCGGCCCTCTGACTGCGGTAACCCTTGACGGATCAGGATCGTTAGACCCCGACGGCGACACCCTTTCTTACAGCTGGAGTGGACCTTTCGGAACAGCAACCGGTAGCCCCGTATTGACTATGTTGGCCAGAGGAATACATGCAATAACCCTTACCGTAAGCGACGGCAAAGCAACAGACACCGCCTCTGTCACGGTTTCGATCTCAGACACCGTCTCCCCGACTGTTATCGCTGATCCGGCCGTGACAATCGAAGCAACAGGGCCGACTGGTGCGCCCTACAGCCTCCCTGTCACGGCAACCGATGTCTGCGGACTCGACAGGATGGTGGTGACTCCATCGCTCTCGGTCTACCCGATGGGCACGACCGTTGTCACAGCGACAGCGTTCGACTTCGCGGGCGGCTCCACCTCGGTGACGAGCAGCGTTACCGTCGTGGACACCACCGCTCCGGCAGTCACACCCCCGGCCAATGTGACTGTCGAGGCAGCAGATCCGCAGACCGCAGTTGCAATCGGCACGGCAACCGCAGCCGATGCCGTCGGCGTTGTGTCTCTTACCAACAACGCTCCCTCGACTTTCCCCCTAGGGACTACAACCATCATCTGGACCGCCACAGACGCGGCAGGAAACGAGGGAACTGCGACTCAGACCGTGACTGTGACAGACAGTACTGCGCCAGTCGTTATTCCGCCGACGAATGTGAACGTTGAAGCAACAGGGCCGCAGACCACTGTCGATATTGGCTCGGCGACTGCCGCTGATGCCGTAGGGGTTACGTCCCTCACCAGCAACGCTCCGGCAGAATTCCCCATCGGCACGACCACCGTCCTTTGGACCGCCACTGACGCGGCGGGGAACAGGGGAACTGCGACTCAGACCGTGACTGTGACAGACAGTACTGCACCAGTCGTTATCCCGCCTACGAATCTGAACGTTGAAGCAACAGGTCCGCAAACCACTGTCGCCATTGGCACGGCAACTGCCGCTGATGCCGTAGGTGTTACGTCCCTCACCAGCAACGCTCCGGGAGAATTCCCCATCGGCACGACCACCGTCCTTTGGACCGCCACTGACGCGGCGGGAAACAGGGGAACCGCAACTCAAACCGTATCCGTAACAGACACCACACCTCCGGTACTTGCAGGTCTTGACGGTCGAGTAGTAGAAGCAACATCCGCTAGCGGCGCCATTGTGGCTTTCAACGTCACTGCACGGGATCTGGTAACAGAAAATCCTCATGTTACCTGCACACCGGCATCAGGCAGTGTCTTCGCGATCGGAACAACTACAGTTACCTGCAAGGCGAGTGATGGCAGTGGGAACAGCGCAACGGGAAGCTTTAGCATCAAGGTTCAGGACACCACTCCTCCTGTACTGAATGTTCCCGCGGCGATCTGGGTACCATTGAATACACCGGTCAGTGCGCCTGTAGTCCAGGCGTTTCTGGGGGCAGCGTCCGCAACTGACAATGTCGATTCCGACACGACAGTCACCTACACCGTTCCCGATTTGACTGCAGTGGGGCCGAAAATAGTCACGTTCACCTCGACCGATGATTTCGGCAACAGCACTTCAGCCTCGGCAACGATCTGGGTGGACTACGTCTTCGCAGGGTTTTTGCCGCCGGTAAATCTGGGCAAACCTTTTAAAGCCGGCTCCACCGTACCGGTCAAATTTCAGCTTACCGACGCAGGCGGCAATCCCGTGACTTCTGCAACAGCAAAGTTCCTTCTGCAGAAGTATGCCGGCAGCGAGCCGGTCGGAGACCCAATCGAGGTAACTTCCACAAGCGGAGCTGATACTGGCAACTACTTCCGTATTTCCGATGGAATCTATATCTATAACCTCAACACGAGTCTGTTGGAGAGGGGAACGTACCAGATTCAGGTCATGCTGGATGGTGGAACGGTAAAAGCCACATGGCTTGCAATTACCAAGTAG
- a CDS encoding BTAD domain-containing putative transcriptional regulator, translated as MRTESPSSINKITRPRMSDILPRERLFHILDHCLERPVTWIHGPGGSGKSTLVASYLDFRKLPSIWYQVDQGDADVATLFHYMRLAARKAAPQRGRPLPLFTPEYQPGAETFARRYFEKLFARLKPPYTLVLDDYHEVGPDSIFHEVVKYAFAEVPQGINIIVMSRTPPPPAMARLRAGKQMSFVGWDELRLTVEETTGIIQLHGRSGEWPEAFGKLHDRIGGWVAGLVLLLERGSVEELEQWLEGKRTQQEIFNYFAEELFNKTDPRIRDLLLKTSFMPAVLPRLAERLSENSDAAVILAELHNHSFFTEKRYDGEVIYRFHPLFREYLINKAETVYDRQHLAQIKASASDLLEESGRIEEAASLCIDTSDWSRLAGLIVRNAPTFLCQGRNRTVIEWVDRLPLPLLQGTPYLLFWSGASLFSSDPVESRSRFKKAFEIFRSQGDETGVFLSWCGVVDATIHTSEYALMPQWIEVLSEVLKEHPRYSSRDIEVRVALNQFNAVAFGLPNHRDINTIREQAFALLCTGEVSDANLFLSAGLHLAIHLIYQGDLARAAVIVDLIREPTKSKGANEFVLMMVKTVEAHYAFATCELEKCLEKAFEVLDLSVKSGIDIWAMHNHGHALAAALAKGDENIAGELTAKMSAGLTDCRRVDKAYYYWLMAWKFALQENFVQTRQFLELALEIGSRIGFVAPETAMMINMAETHLDLGNQREASLCLQKALPRVLSMDSAYLSLIYFLTESYLHMKEGNEPKEIDSLKKAFRLGALHRIENFYFWKPERMTRLCMKALEAGIEVEYVTALIRKRELWPTESPIHIERWPWPLKVYMLGSFRLVKDGKTLAFSGKVQKKPLEILKALIALGGEEKTEGQIADLLWPDSNGDTARNSFKVTLYRLRELVGAEKALQLREGRLFMDRRYFWVDAWAFESLLAQAQMQGEAGEETKAIGLTKNAISLYRGHFVAEDADKPWAVSLRKRLKSRFVLNVVALAGLYRKRNDDSRAMSCYLYGLEVDDLAEEIYQNLMECYLSAGLRAEAIKAFERCKKNLAIGLRVPPSPKTTALYEAALK; from the coding sequence ATGCGTACAGAAAGCCCATCCTCGATAAACAAAATCACCCGCCCGAGGATGTCGGACATCCTTCCTCGCGAGCGGTTGTTCCACATTCTCGACCACTGCCTCGAGAGGCCGGTGACCTGGATTCACGGCCCAGGAGGCTCCGGCAAATCAACACTCGTCGCTAGTTATCTCGATTTCCGGAAACTTCCATCTATCTGGTATCAGGTAGATCAAGGGGACGCAGACGTTGCGACCCTTTTTCATTACATGAGGCTTGCGGCCAGGAAGGCTGCGCCACAGCGTGGCCGCCCACTCCCGCTATTCACTCCCGAGTACCAACCTGGAGCCGAAACCTTCGCCCGGCGCTACTTCGAAAAACTTTTCGCCCGGCTGAAGCCCCCCTATACGCTGGTCCTGGACGATTACCACGAGGTCGGCCCAGATTCGATATTTCATGAAGTAGTCAAATACGCATTCGCCGAGGTTCCCCAGGGAATCAACATCATTGTGATGAGCCGAACTCCCCCGCCTCCAGCCATGGCCCGCTTGCGCGCAGGCAAACAGATGTCATTTGTTGGCTGGGACGAACTGCGGCTGACTGTAGAGGAAACTACAGGCATAATTCAGTTGCATGGCAGGTCCGGTGAGTGGCCTGAGGCTTTCGGCAAGCTCCACGACAGGATCGGGGGGTGGGTCGCCGGGCTCGTGCTCCTGCTGGAGCGGGGCAGCGTCGAAGAACTGGAGCAATGGCTCGAAGGGAAAAGAACACAGCAGGAAATCTTCAACTACTTCGCCGAGGAACTGTTCAACAAGACCGACCCTCGCATCCGGGACCTACTGCTAAAGACATCGTTTATGCCGGCTGTCCTTCCGCGATTGGCGGAAAGGCTGTCGGAAAACTCAGACGCGGCCGTGATCCTGGCAGAGTTGCACAACCATAGTTTTTTCACTGAAAAACGGTACGATGGAGAAGTCATTTACCGCTTTCATCCTCTTTTCCGCGAGTACCTGATCAACAAGGCCGAAACTGTCTACGACCGGCAGCATCTTGCCCAAATCAAGGCAAGCGCATCTGACCTTCTGGAGGAATCAGGCAGAATAGAAGAAGCAGCTTCGCTCTGCATCGACACGAGCGACTGGTCTCGGCTTGCCGGATTGATTGTCCGAAATGCACCAACCTTCTTATGCCAAGGAAGAAATCGCACAGTTATAGAATGGGTGGACCGTCTACCGCTTCCCCTGCTGCAAGGCACGCCGTATCTCCTCTTTTGGTCAGGGGCCTCTCTTTTTTCATCAGACCCGGTCGAAAGTCGCAGCCGTTTTAAAAAAGCTTTCGAGATTTTTCGCTCTCAGGGGGATGAAACAGGTGTTTTTCTTTCTTGGTGCGGGGTTGTAGACGCAACCATACACACCAGCGAATATGCGCTTATGCCGCAATGGATTGAGGTTTTGAGCGAGGTTCTGAAGGAGCACCCCCGGTATTCATCGAGGGACATCGAGGTGCGTGTCGCACTAAACCAGTTCAATGCCGTGGCCTTTGGACTTCCTAACCACCGGGATATCAATACGATCCGCGAGCAGGCCTTTGCACTTTTATGCACGGGAGAAGTATCGGATGCGAACCTGTTTCTCAGTGCAGGGCTCCATCTCGCCATTCATCTCATCTACCAGGGGGATTTGGCCAGAGCAGCAGTCATCGTCGATCTCATTCGTGAGCCTACCAAGTCGAAAGGAGCCAACGAATTCGTCCTCATGATGGTGAAAACAGTGGAAGCACATTACGCATTCGCCACATGTGAACTCGAAAAGTGCCTGGAAAAGGCGTTTGAGGTCCTCGACCTTTCCGTTAAAAGCGGGATCGATATATGGGCAATGCACAATCACGGCCATGCGCTTGCGGCCGCACTGGCCAAAGGTGACGAAAACATTGCTGGAGAACTGACGGCAAAAATGTCCGCCGGCTTAACCGACTGTCGCCGTGTCGACAAGGCATATTACTACTGGCTGATGGCGTGGAAATTCGCCCTCCAGGAAAATTTCGTGCAAACACGGCAGTTCCTGGAACTTGCATTGGAAATAGGCTCTAGGATAGGGTTTGTCGCTCCTGAAACTGCAATGATGATTAACATGGCAGAAACACATCTTGACCTAGGAAATCAAAGGGAAGCCTCGCTATGTCTGCAGAAAGCGCTCCCGCGAGTATTGAGCATGGACAGTGCCTACCTTTCGCTGATCTATTTCCTTACGGAATCATATCTCCACATGAAAGAGGGCAATGAACCAAAAGAAATCGATTCTCTCAAGAAAGCTTTCAGGCTGGGAGCACTACATCGGATCGAAAATTTTTATTTCTGGAAACCTGAACGTATGACCAGGCTATGTATGAAGGCCCTGGAAGCAGGCATCGAAGTGGAATACGTTACTGCTCTGATCAGGAAACGCGAATTATGGCCCACTGAATCCCCTATCCACATTGAACGCTGGCCCTGGCCGCTCAAGGTGTACATGTTAGGCAGCTTTAGGCTGGTGAAGGATGGCAAGACCCTCGCATTTTCCGGGAAAGTGCAGAAAAAGCCGCTGGAGATACTGAAAGCTCTCATCGCGCTAGGCGGTGAGGAGAAAACGGAAGGGCAGATCGCAGACCTTCTGTGGCCGGATTCGAACGGAGACACGGCGAGAAACTCGTTTAAGGTGACCCTTTACCGCCTGCGGGAACTTGTCGGAGCCGAAAAAGCCCTTCAACTGCGAGAGGGTCGTCTTTTCATGGATCGGCGATATTTCTGGGTTGATGCCTGGGCGTTCGAGAGCCTGCTGGCTCAGGCCCAAATGCAGGGGGAAGCGGGAGAGGAGACAAAGGCCATTGGATTGACGAAAAATGCCATAAGCCTGTACCGCGGACACTTTGTTGCCGAGGATGCCGACAAGCCATGGGCAGTGTCTCTCCGGAAGCGCCTGAAGAGCAGGTTCGTCCTCAATGTCGTGGCACTGGCGGGCCTATACCGGAAGAGAAACGACGACAGCCGTGCGATGTCATGCTATCTGTATGGGCTGGAGGTCGACGACCTTGCAGAAGAGATATATCAGAATCTGATGGAATGCTACCTCTCCGCTGGACTGCGAGCGGAAGCGATAAAAGCCTTTGAACGATGCAAGAAGAACCTCGCCATCGGACTTCGGGTCCCACCATCCCCCAAGACCACCGCACTCTATGAAGCCGCATTGAAATAA